ATGGCATATGCATTTGATCTACACGCAGAATTACTGGGAAGAATTCTGTCCGAATATTTTAAAACGCACCTTACATCATCATCCTTCAAAAGGGGGAGACCATGAAGAGCGCAAACATATGAATTGGTTTTCAGGAACATTAAAGAGCTATCGTGAAATTTTCCACTGCGAAGCTCCTCTGGAAATCTGGTCCGGATATGAAAAAGATAAAAAAACAAACAATTGGTGGAAAAAACTCCGATTGATTCCTCTGTTCACCGTGTTTCTAATGCTATCCTCGTGTTTGGGTGAGATGATAAGCACCTCTATTTCGATATTCTTATCCATTATAGGCATTTTCTCTTTCGGGTTGTTGGTCTCTGCTATAAGTAATAATAGTGGACAGAATAAGAAAGACGACGGAGCGAGCTGTGGAGGAAGCAGCTGCAGCGGCGGGGGTAGTTGCGGCGGGGGATGTGGAGGCGGCTGTGGAGGATGCGGAGGTTGTGGTGGTTAAAAAAAATAAAACTATGAAAAAGATAATTATTCATTCAGTTCCGGTTGTGATAAGCTTTTTAGAACTTGCTGCAACTTCGCATACATTCAATCCTGTAATTTTAAGGGCCCCTGAGTTTCTCAAGTTTTATTTACTTCTGGTATTCGGATTTTATGCTTCTGTTTTGGCTTTAAAATCATTTAAAGAAACGGTTTCAAAAACCACACTTTCCTTTATGATTCTTATTTTCCTTTTGGGATTAATAAAACTGGTAAGAGGAGTACTGCTGGGAAAACCTGTAGGATTTTTGATCATGATATTGATAGCGGAAGGCTTTGCAGAAGTGTTGCTTATTAAATACTATTTAAAGAAAAACATAAAGTAATAAACCCATAAAAAACAAACCCGAAACAAAACTGTTCCGGGCTTATATCGATTGTTAATATTTAATTTTTTAATAATTCAGATGCTGATCTCTTATTCTGAGATCCTAACCTGATATAGTATTTACGAAATCACTCCGCTGCCGATAAGTTCGTCTTCAATATACCATGAAGCAAACTGTCCTTCAGCAATAGCAGACTGAGGCTCATTAAATTCAATATAAAAAGCATTTTCAAACTGATAGATCGTTGCCTCCTGCAAAGACTGTCTGTATCTGAATCTTGACATTACTTTCATAGATTCTCCATTTTGAAGTCTCAGGTCTTCACGTACCCAGTGTAGTTCAGAATTATCAATTTTTAAAGCTTTTTTGTAAAGACCCGGGAAATGGCTTCCTTCTCCTACAAAGAGAATATTGTTTTCCATATCTCTGGAGACAATAAAACAGCTTTCTTTATGACCGCCTATTCCAAGACCTCTGCTTTGTCCGATGGTGAAAAATTGAGCTCCCTGATGTTTTCCAATCACCTTACC
This genomic window from Chryseobacterium sp. MEBOG06 contains:
- a CDS encoding glycine-rich domain-containing protein, with amino-acid sequence METKLILQDEFLWERIQGFSLDASDADFPFSKKLAKDENWSLDFANRAIEEYKKFVYLCCILPHGASPSKVVDKVWHMHLIYTQNYWEEFCPNILKRTLHHHPSKGGDHEERKHMNWFSGTLKSYREIFHCEAPLEIWSGYEKDKKTNNWWKKLRLIPLFTVFLMLSSCLGEMISTSISIFLSIIGIFSFGLLVSAISNNSGQNKKDDGASCGGSSCSGGGSCGGGCGGGCGGCGGCGG